In Irregularibacter muris, a single window of DNA contains:
- a CDS encoding cell wall-active antibiotics response protein, which produces MRIFKGRWLIGLIIIIFGISLLLENLGLAAIDFDYVFKMLIPLALILWGIDVMFRKQGWLSTVGGLILLLLGVSQLGRNFGWFIIDLSILWDLFWPLVIIFMGISIITSIKPGSKNNLAFMGGVDRGKAKWVLKNDTYTAIMGGIELDLRWAEIAEGETNIQLTAIMGGIDVIVPSDITVHCTGNVVLGGLDLLDRSTGGLVSSLQADQIGNTKVVNIQCNVALGGIEIVSKN; this is translated from the coding sequence ATGAGAATTTTTAAAGGTAGATGGTTAATTGGTTTAATTATTATTATTTTTGGAATATCCTTATTACTAGAGAACCTTGGTTTAGCAGCAATAGATTTTGATTATGTTTTTAAAATGCTCATTCCCCTAGCATTAATTTTGTGGGGGATAGATGTGATGTTTAGAAAGCAAGGTTGGTTAAGTACTGTCGGGGGGCTTATCTTGTTATTGCTGGGGGTCAGTCAATTAGGTCGTAATTTTGGATGGTTTATTATTGATCTTTCCATTCTTTGGGACTTATTCTGGCCATTGGTGATCATATTTATGGGAATAAGCATAATCACCAGTATAAAGCCAGGCTCTAAAAATAATTTAGCTTTCATGGGAGGAGTAGATAGGGGCAAAGCGAAATGGGTATTAAAAAACGATACTTATACCGCCATTATGGGAGGGATTGAGTTAGACCTCAGATGGGCAGAAATAGCCGAAGGGGAAACCAATATACAGCTAACAGCCATTATGGGAGGAATAGATGTTATTGTACCCTCGGATATCACCGTACATTGTACAGGAAATGTAGTTTTGGGAGGATTGGATCTATTGGATCGCTCCACAGGAGGCTTGGTTTCATCCTTGCAGGCTGATCAAATAGGAAATACTAAAGTGGTAAATATTCAATGTAATGTTGCATTAGGCGGAATTGAAATTGTCAGTAAAAATTAG
- a CDS encoding response regulator has translation MRVYIVDDDEIVCSSLKIILETDPEITVVATDTCGEAAALAYGRLTPDILLMDIRMSSMSGLEAGEIILEKYPEAKILYLTTFLDDEYIIKALNIGAKGYLLKQDFHSILPALKAIFSGQNVYGNEIITKLPNLMQPKAKTKSYRDCGISEKEYRIIQQVAEGLSNKEISEKLYLSEGTVRNYISLILEKLDLRDRTQIAIDYYKRK, from the coding sequence TTGAGAGTGTATATCGTAGATGATGATGAAATTGTATGTTCTTCATTAAAGATTATTTTGGAGACTGACCCCGAGATTACCGTTGTGGCTACAGATACCTGTGGCGAGGCAGCTGCTTTGGCATATGGTAGACTCACACCGGATATTCTTCTTATGGATATTCGAATGTCCTCTATGTCAGGACTTGAGGCAGGGGAGATTATTTTAGAAAAATATCCAGAAGCAAAAATACTTTATTTGACCACCTTCTTAGACGATGAGTACATCATCAAAGCTTTAAATATTGGAGCTAAAGGATATCTATTGAAGCAGGACTTTCATAGCATTCTTCCCGCTCTAAAGGCCATATTCTCAGGACAAAATGTCTATGGGAATGAAATTATAACCAAACTCCCCAACCTTATGCAACCTAAAGCCAAGACAAAATCCTATAGGGATTGTGGTATCAGCGAAAAAGAATATCGCATTATCCAACAGGTAGCAGAGGGACTATCCAACAAAGAAATTTCAGAAAAACTCTATCTAAGTGAAGGCACCGTTCGAAACTATATTAGCTTGATATTAGAAAAATTAGATCTTAGGGATCGAACCCAAATTGCTATTGATTATTACAAGAGAAAATAG
- a CDS encoding sensor histidine kinase — translation MLEIIDKLLLFVFCTLLYVDKLGIENAPVAMIIVITLSGLCTYFEKGKINRFSVLFFVFLSIFFPHLNLFLPLILYDVFCTEEWKYSGLSLIPILMHRPFYDLITIFYIIFLMGLSFFAKMKTYKVNTLQQEYYTYRDNAKELEILLEKKSHKLLENQDYQVHMATLKERNRIAKEIHDNIGHLLSRSLLHIAALLIRSKEEETKKELTLLQSSLSQGMDSIRISIHNMYDESIDLYAAIENLVKDFRFCTLHFDYNIHTPPPLPLKYFFISTIREGLANMMKHSNGTQASIILTEHPIMYQLIIYDNGQLSETESRKVKEINQDSSTCEGLGLRSIIERVQGLNGIIQISGEKGFKIFITIPIHKVQEG, via the coding sequence ATGTTAGAGATTATAGATAAGCTATTGCTATTTGTTTTTTGTACTTTACTTTATGTAGATAAATTGGGTATTGAAAATGCCCCAGTGGCCATGATTATTGTTATTACTCTAAGTGGCCTTTGCACATATTTTGAAAAAGGGAAAATTAATAGATTTTCAGTCCTTTTCTTTGTGTTTTTAAGTATATTTTTCCCCCACTTAAACCTATTTCTGCCCTTAATCCTCTATGATGTTTTTTGCACTGAGGAATGGAAATACAGTGGGCTATCTTTGATTCCTATTCTTATGCATCGCCCATTTTATGATTTGATCACTATTTTTTATATCATTTTTCTTATGGGTCTATCCTTTTTCGCCAAGATGAAAACCTATAAAGTCAACACATTGCAGCAGGAGTATTATACCTATCGAGATAATGCCAAGGAATTAGAAATTCTATTGGAAAAGAAAAGTCACAAGCTATTAGAAAATCAAGATTACCAAGTGCATATGGCTACCCTAAAGGAAAGAAACCGCATAGCTAAGGAAATCCATGACAATATTGGTCACCTGCTCTCCCGTTCCCTATTACACATTGCGGCCCTTCTTATTCGTAGCAAAGAAGAGGAGACAAAAAAAGAATTGACCCTATTGCAAAGCTCATTATCCCAAGGGATGGATAGCATACGTATAAGTATTCATAATATGTATGATGAATCCATAGATTTGTACGCTGCTATTGAGAACTTGGTGAAGGACTTTCGTTTTTGTACCCTGCACTTTGACTATAATATCCACACTCCTCCTCCCCTTCCCCTGAAGTATTTTTTTATCTCAACCATAAGGGAAGGGCTGGCCAATATGATGAAGCATTCCAATGGGACCCAGGCTTCTATTATACTGACAGAACACCCCATTATGTATCAATTGATTATCTATGACAATGGTCAGCTATCGGAAACAGAAAGTAGAAAAGTGAAAGAAATCAATCAGGATAGTTCAACCTGTGAAGGGCTAGGACTGAGGAGCATTATAGAGCGAGTACAGGGGCTAAATGGAATTATCCAAATCTCTGGGGAAAAGGGATTTAAAATATTTATCACCATTCCTATTCATAAAGTACAGGAGGGATAG
- a CDS encoding ABC transporter permease produces MIRLYGTRLKSLGRDRSNVFWTFLFPIILATLFNLALGNIYNTEAFHSIEVALVENDNYSYMKEFEKTLEDTTIENHGEDTKLFKVTKSDEDQAKTLLNNNKVIGYIEPGKEMNLVVKSSGIQQTIVKSFLEKYSQTLNTLESIGRTSPQSYGQALEDIGHLSSYISEVNLGKNPPDIILNFYYALIAMACLFGSFWGLKEIVSIQGDLSWKGARINITPLHKIKLLLCNMLAALTIHLIGILLLLAYLSLVLKIDFGKNLGYILLTCFMSCMLGISLGAMVGTLTKKNADFKNSVLAAIVMFSCFLAGLMMVEMKHIVATKLPFLQYLNPAHLITDAFYSLYYYETYSRFSLNIVLMLGYSLLFSLITYLLVRRMQYESL; encoded by the coding sequence ATGATAAGACTATATGGCACTAGACTTAAATCTTTGGGCAGAGATCGAAGCAATGTCTTTTGGACTTTTCTATTCCCTATTATTTTAGCTACTTTGTTCAACTTGGCCTTAGGGAATATTTATAACACCGAAGCTTTTCATTCTATAGAAGTTGCCCTTGTGGAAAATGACAACTATTCATACATGAAAGAGTTTGAAAAAACCTTAGAGGATACTACTATAGAAAATCATGGAGAAGATACTAAGCTTTTTAAAGTCACTAAAAGTGATGAAGATCAAGCTAAGACCTTATTAAATAACAATAAAGTCATTGGATATATAGAGCCGGGAAAAGAAATGAATCTCGTGGTCAAATCCTCTGGTATCCAGCAGACCATCGTAAAATCTTTCTTAGAAAAATATAGTCAAACTTTAAACACCTTAGAAAGTATTGGAAGAACCTCCCCTCAATCCTATGGGCAAGCGCTAGAAGATATAGGTCATCTATCCTCCTATATATCAGAGGTTAATCTAGGTAAAAATCCTCCTGATATTATTTTAAATTTCTATTATGCCTTGATCGCAATGGCCTGTTTGTTTGGAAGTTTTTGGGGTCTCAAAGAGATTGTAAGTATCCAAGGGGATTTATCTTGGAAGGGAGCACGAATCAATATTACCCCCCTTCATAAAATCAAATTACTTTTGTGTAATATGCTGGCTGCCCTTACCATACATCTCATAGGTATTTTACTCCTATTAGCTTATTTGAGCCTTGTACTAAAAATTGATTTTGGAAAAAATCTAGGCTATATTCTTCTTACATGTTTTATGTCCTGTATGTTAGGAATATCTCTAGGGGCAATGGTGGGGACACTGACCAAAAAGAATGCTGATTTTAAGAATTCCGTACTTGCAGCAATCGTGATGTTCTCTTGCTTTTTAGCTGGTTTAATGATGGTAGAAATGAAACATATTGTGGCTACAAAGCTTCCCTTTTTACAGTATCTCAATCCTGCTCATCTTATAACCGATGCCTTTTATAGCCTGTACTATTATGAAACCTATAGTAGATTCTCCCTAAATATTGTTCTAATGCTTGGCTATAGTCTACTTTTTAGCTTGATCACCTATCTACTTGTCAGGAGGATGCAATATGAGAGTCTATAA
- a CDS encoding 6-phosphofructokinase translates to MNLTGKVVVAQGGGPTHVINQSLVGAVLESRKFPQVTKVYGAVNGIEGLVNEEFMDLTQETTHNLEQVAMTPSSALLSTRIKPDDAYCKEIFKVLRAHDVRYFFYIGGNDSSDTVRIVNENAQRANYDFRAIHIPKTIDNDLVLNDHTPGYGSAARFVAQAFMGVNLDNRAFGGVYIGVVMGRHAGFLTAAASLAKKYPDDGPHLVYVPERAFDMDKFLQDVKEVYDKYGRCVIAVSEGVQDENGVAIATRLVEQVEKDAHGNVHLGGGALGELLANTIKEKLNISRVRSDTFGYLQRSFMGCVSDVDLHEAREVGEKAAQFALWKDVDGSVTIQRTGNYSVDYQLRQLHEISAKTKYMPDEFLNTRGNNVTDAFITYARPLIGSGFQDAYRLRAPRVPKILVK, encoded by the coding sequence ATGAATTTAACTGGTAAAGTAGTTGTAGCCCAAGGTGGAGGACCAACCCACGTGATTAATCAATCTTTAGTTGGTGCAGTTTTAGAATCAAGGAAATTTCCTCAAGTAACAAAGGTTTATGGAGCAGTGAATGGAATAGAAGGGCTTGTCAATGAAGAATTTATGGATCTTACGCAGGAAACAACCCATAATTTGGAACAAGTAGCCATGACCCCATCATCGGCCTTACTTTCTACAAGAATAAAACCCGATGATGCTTATTGTAAAGAGATTTTTAAGGTATTAAGAGCCCATGATGTAAGATATTTCTTCTATATAGGGGGTAACGATTCCTCTGATACAGTACGTATAGTCAATGAAAATGCTCAAAGGGCAAATTACGATTTCAGAGCAATCCACATTCCTAAAACCATAGACAATGACTTAGTCTTAAATGACCATACCCCAGGATATGGATCGGCTGCTCGGTTTGTAGCCCAAGCCTTTATGGGAGTAAACTTAGACAATAGAGCCTTTGGCGGAGTATACATAGGCGTAGTTATGGGTCGACATGCAGGATTTTTAACGGCTGCCGCTTCCCTAGCTAAGAAATATCCCGATGATGGTCCCCATTTGGTATATGTACCAGAGAGAGCCTTTGATATGGATAAATTCTTACAAGACGTCAAGGAAGTCTATGATAAATATGGACGATGTGTAATTGCTGTTTCTGAAGGAGTTCAAGATGAAAATGGAGTGGCCATTGCCACAAGATTAGTAGAACAAGTAGAAAAAGATGCCCATGGAAATGTCCATCTAGGAGGAGGAGCCCTAGGAGAACTCCTAGCCAACACCATTAAAGAAAAGCTAAACATTAGCCGTGTACGATCGGATACCTTTGGGTACTTACAAAGATCCTTCATGGGTTGTGTATCTGATGTTGACCTACATGAAGCCAGGGAAGTAGGAGAAAAAGCCGCTCAATTTGCCCTATGGAAAGATGTAGATGGATCGGTCACCATTCAAAGAACAGGAAACTATTCTGTAGATTATCAACTACGACAATTACACGAAATTAGTGCCAAGACCAAATATATGCCCGATGAATTCTTAAATACGAGGGGCAATAACGTAACGGATGCTTTTATCACCTATGCAAGACCTCTTATCGGCTCAGGCTTCCAAGATGCTTATCGCTTAAGAGCGCCAAGGGTACCAAAAATTTTAGTTAAATAG
- a CDS encoding ABC transporter ATP-binding protein: protein MKNIRLLWRLMKGNRILYFASMISMGLATLFAIVSPLVIRVTIDSIIGNQPLEVPLWIARWIDSIGGKEYLYDNLWIPALLLVAITVANGVFLYTKGKWSAIAAEDIAKKMKEELYDHIQHQPYSWHGKVDTGDLIQRCTSDVETIRRFLAVQFVEISRVIFMLVFSLSIMLVLDVKMTLISMAVVPLLLIFSWVFYNKVRKSFQLADESEARLSTVLQENLAGVRIVRAFGRQAFEQDKFKERNKEFRDLVYHLVVLLAWYWSLSDILSLLQMGAVLVVGSYLAGTGVITLGTLVVFTTYEGMLLWPIRQLGRILADMGKTMVSLGRVKEILDQPREDMNGQGLTPTIKGKIQFNNVSFSYDKESPILKNISFTIEKGKTIAVIGPTGSGKSSLVHLLQGLYDYDGGSITIDGIELRDMNKQHLRKNIGIVLQEPFLYSKTLGENIGLAKRRVKPAEIYEAANVASIHEVIESFEHGYDTPVGERGVTLSGGQKQRIAIARTIIQKAPILIFDDSLSAIDTETDAAIRKSLREKSEKVTTIIISHRITTIAEADYIMALDQGQLVQWGTHEELMKQEGLYRRIWNIQNQLEQDLDRELQEGRV, encoded by the coding sequence ATGAAAAATATTAGATTATTGTGGAGGTTAATGAAAGGAAATAGAATACTATATTTTGCTTCTATGATAAGTATGGGATTGGCGACTTTATTTGCCATTGTCAGTCCCTTGGTGATTCGAGTAACCATTGATTCCATTATCGGCAACCAACCCCTGGAAGTCCCTTTATGGATTGCTAGATGGATAGATTCTATAGGAGGAAAGGAATATTTATATGACAATCTATGGATTCCTGCCCTTCTATTGGTGGCGATCACTGTTGCCAACGGAGTATTTTTATATACCAAGGGGAAATGGTCGGCAATCGCTGCTGAGGATATAGCGAAGAAGATGAAGGAAGAACTCTACGATCATATCCAACATCAACCCTATAGTTGGCATGGGAAGGTAGATACAGGGGATTTAATCCAGCGTTGTACCTCCGATGTGGAAACCATACGAAGATTTTTGGCTGTACAATTTGTGGAAATCAGTAGAGTAATCTTTATGTTGGTCTTTTCCCTTTCCATTATGTTGGTGCTGGATGTGAAAATGACTTTGATTTCTATGGCGGTGGTGCCCCTTCTCCTTATATTCTCCTGGGTATTTTACAATAAGGTGAGAAAGTCCTTCCAACTGGCCGATGAATCCGAGGCTAGGCTTTCTACCGTTCTTCAGGAAAATCTAGCAGGAGTCCGGATAGTTCGAGCCTTTGGCAGGCAGGCCTTTGAACAGGATAAATTCAAAGAAAGAAATAAGGAATTTAGAGATTTAGTCTATCATTTAGTAGTGCTGTTGGCATGGTATTGGTCTCTGTCAGATATTTTAAGCTTGCTACAAATGGGTGCCGTACTAGTGGTAGGGTCTTACCTGGCAGGTACAGGGGTTATCACTTTAGGAACCTTGGTGGTATTTACTACTTACGAAGGAATGCTATTATGGCCCATTCGACAGCTAGGGAGAATCCTTGCGGATATGGGGAAAACTATGGTGTCTTTAGGAAGAGTAAAGGAAATTTTAGATCAACCTCGGGAAGATATGAATGGTCAGGGTCTTACCCCAACCATTAAAGGGAAAATTCAATTTAATAATGTGAGCTTTTCCTATGATAAAGAAAGTCCTATTTTAAAAAATATTTCCTTTACCATAGAGAAGGGCAAGACCATTGCAGTTATTGGTCCCACAGGTTCAGGGAAATCCTCCTTGGTTCACCTCCTGCAAGGTCTTTATGACTATGATGGGGGCTCGATCACCATTGATGGTATTGAATTAAGGGACATGAATAAGCAACACCTACGAAAAAATATTGGGATAGTCCTACAAGAGCCATTTTTGTACTCTAAGACTCTAGGGGAAAACATAGGCCTAGCCAAGAGAAGGGTAAAGCCAGCAGAAATTTATGAAGCGGCGAATGTGGCATCCATCCATGAAGTCATAGAAAGCTTTGAACATGGATATGACACCCCAGTGGGGGAAAGAGGAGTCACTCTATCAGGGGGACAAAAACAAAGAATAGCCATTGCTAGAACCATCATTCAAAAAGCACCTATTCTTATATTTGATGATTCTTTAAGTGCTATAGATACAGAGACTGATGCAGCCATTAGAAAAAGTCTTAGAGAAAAAAGTGAAAAGGTGACCACGATAATTATTTCCCATCGTATCACCACCATCGCGGAAGCAGATTATATTATGGCATTGGATCAGGGACAATTGGTACAATGGGGTACCCATGAGGAACTCATGAAACAAGAAGGTTTATATCGCCGTATTTGGAATATACAAAACCAATTAGAGCAGGATTTAGATAGAGAGCTACAGGAAGGGAGGGTATAA
- a CDS encoding ABC transporter permease, which produces MRVYKLYFKLLKRALPTLLVYIVIFLAMTLLFTTNMQETNGSIFEESKVRMALINHDEESILLQAFKSYLEENSELVEIEESKEGMQDALFFRDVTYILTIPQGFTKDFFQGKDPVLEKYTVPDSAANHTVDLMVNNYFNTGKIYRNIENIREKELVEKIIQDLDVQVKVDLYSVEAKAVDNTPQIFYYNYLVYAMLSILILGMSSIMISFADLDIKRRNFASPLSLYRIQSEQILGHLTFASLCVLLFVALGFIVNPSSFFDKTSLLFILNFIVFTITALCIAYLVGSLTMNREVTNGIANIVGLGLSFVSGVFVPMELLGETTLKIARFTPAYWYTSNNSIIGNLTNFTWEHLSPIYSNLLIQLGFALALLTISLVINKKSSQAASARKP; this is translated from the coding sequence ATGAGAGTCTATAAATTATATTTTAAATTATTAAAAAGAGCTCTTCCTACTCTATTGGTTTATATTGTCATATTTCTTGCTATGACCCTTTTGTTTACTACCAATATGCAGGAAACCAATGGGAGCATTTTTGAAGAGTCTAAAGTAAGAATGGCCTTGATTAATCATGACGAGGAAAGCATCTTATTGCAAGCATTTAAATCCTATTTAGAAGAAAACAGTGAACTGGTAGAGATTGAAGAATCAAAGGAAGGAATGCAAGATGCATTATTTTTTAGAGATGTGACTTATATCCTTACTATCCCCCAAGGATTTACAAAGGATTTCTTCCAGGGGAAGGATCCTGTATTGGAAAAATATACTGTGCCTGATTCTGCTGCTAACCATACTGTAGATCTGATGGTAAATAATTATTTTAATACTGGAAAAATCTACCGCAATATAGAAAATATTAGGGAAAAGGAATTGGTAGAAAAAATTATTCAAGACTTAGATGTCCAAGTGAAAGTTGATCTTTACTCGGTAGAGGCCAAAGCAGTAGATAATACTCCACAGATATTTTATTATAATTATCTTGTATATGCGATGTTGTCTATACTGATATTGGGAATGAGCTCTATTATGATTTCCTTTGCTGACTTGGATATAAAAAGGAGAAATTTTGCTTCCCCTCTTTCTCTATATCGTATTCAATCAGAACAGATCCTAGGCCATTTAACCTTTGCTTCTCTTTGTGTGCTATTGTTTGTTGCCCTAGGTTTTATCGTCAATCCATCTTCTTTCTTTGACAAAACTTCGCTACTATTCATATTAAATTTTATTGTCTTTACTATTACAGCTCTCTGTATTGCTTATCTTGTGGGCTCATTGACAATGAATAGAGAAGTCACCAATGGAATCGCTAATATCGTAGGACTAGGTCTATCTTTTGTAAGCGGAGTCTTTGTTCCTATGGAGCTCCTTGGAGAAACCACCTTAAAGATTGCTCGATTTACTCCAGCCTATTGGTATACTTCAAATAATTCCATCATTGGAAACTTAACTAATTTTACCTGGGAACATTTATCCCCTATATATAGCAATCTCCTTATTCAATTAGGCTTTGCCCTTGCCCTATTGACCATTTCTTTAGTGATTAATAAAAAGAGCAGCCAAGCTGCTTCCGCTAGGAAACCCTAG
- a CDS encoding ABC transporter ATP-binding protein, translating to MIVQVNNLVKRYDHLVAIDHLNLEIQKGEIFGLLGPNGSGKTTFINCLLSLLKYDKGTIEIFGQPMSPVAYDIKRNIGVIFQNIAVFEELTVYENISYFCSLYIKDNAEVKRLTKEAIAFVSLEDYVKYYPKKLSGGLLRRLNIACGIAHKPKLIILDEPTVAVDPQSRNKILEGIKELNQQGATVIYTTHYMEEVEQLCSRIAIMDKGKIIAKGTKEELKEMISLGEKITLEVFHITPDQIQHLRELPHILSVEYTDTTLTIKSSKGKNNLIHILEFLTTNSIPFHQVFTEHPTLNDVFLEITGKELRD from the coding sequence ATGATCGTACAGGTTAATAATTTAGTGAAACGCTATGACCATTTGGTGGCTATTGATCATTTGAATTTAGAAATTCAAAAGGGAGAGATTTTTGGGCTCCTAGGACCCAATGGCTCTGGCAAGACAACTTTCATCAACTGTCTTTTATCCTTATTAAAATACGATAAGGGCACTATAGAGATCTTTGGGCAACCCATGAGCCCAGTGGCCTATGATATTAAGAGAAATATCGGAGTCATCTTTCAGAATATCGCCGTATTTGAGGAATTGACGGTATATGAAAATATCTCCTACTTTTGCAGCCTCTATATTAAGGATAACGCTGAAGTAAAAAGACTTACTAAAGAAGCCATTGCTTTTGTCTCTTTAGAAGATTATGTAAAATATTACCCTAAAAAACTAAGTGGTGGTTTGCTACGAAGGTTAAATATTGCCTGTGGCATTGCCCACAAACCAAAACTTATTATTTTAGATGAGCCCACTGTAGCCGTAGATCCACAAAGTCGTAACAAAATACTAGAGGGCATCAAAGAATTAAATCAACAAGGAGCAACAGTTATCTATACTACCCACTATATGGAAGAAGTTGAACAATTATGTAGCCGTATTGCTATTATGGATAAAGGAAAAATCATAGCAAAGGGTACAAAGGAGGAATTAAAGGAAATGATTTCCCTTGGGGAAAAGATTACCTTAGAAGTCTTTCATATTACCCCTGATCAAATCCAACATTTGAGGGAACTTCCCCATATTTTATCCGTGGAATACACAGACACTACTTTGACCATTAAATCCTCCAAGGGTAAAAATAATTTGATTCATATTTTAGAGTTTTTGACGACTAATTCTATTCCTTTTCATCAAGTATTTACAGAGCATCCCACTTTAAATGATGTATTTTTAGAAATAACCGGCAAAGAGTTAAGGGATTAA
- a CDS encoding ABC transporter ATP-binding protein: MNAFEEQEYTKKLDLQLWKKLLQYTKPYKKYMMILGFVMIIVGGIDAIFPLMTKMAIDQFVVPKTVEGLPLFGIKYALLVLIQCISIGIFILMAGKVETKLCYDIRERGFRRLQELSFSYYDTTPIGWMMARMTSDIQRLADSIAWGLVDLVWGFTMMGAVAGVMLFLNWKLALIVLSVIPVLVVISVFFQNKILQASRKVRKTNSRITGAFNEGIMGAKTTKTLVLEESNLEEFKGLTTKMYHSSVKVAIFSSIYLPIVMTLGSVGTALAISFGGKGIMLQTIGYGTLVAFISYTVQFFEPIRELARIFAEFQSAQASAERVLSMIETQPDIQDEEEILKIYGDIFEPKKENWPNMKGDISFENVSFSYKEGEKVLENFNLDIKAGEKVAFVGETGSGKSTIINLACRFYQPNAGRILVDGVDYRERSQLWLQANLGYVLQTPHLFSGTLMENIRYGALEATDQEVIEAAKLVNAHSFIMKMEKQYHSEVGEGGSRLSMGEKQLISFARAILASPKIFVLDEATSSIDTETEKMIQQAIDKVLEGRTSFIIAHRLSTIRSADRIIVLKKGEIVEEGNHEELLNKGGYYYRLYTNQFKDS, encoded by the coding sequence ATGAATGCTTTTGAAGAACAAGAGTATACCAAAAAATTAGATTTACAATTATGGAAAAAACTGCTACAGTATACCAAACCCTATAAAAAATACATGATGATTTTAGGTTTTGTCATGATTATTGTAGGGGGTATAGATGCCATTTTCCCTTTGATGACAAAGATGGCCATAGATCAGTTTGTTGTACCAAAGACAGTAGAAGGTTTGCCCCTATTTGGTATAAAATATGCCTTATTAGTACTTATTCAATGTATAAGTATCGGAATATTTATTCTTATGGCAGGAAAGGTGGAAACTAAACTTTGCTATGATATACGAGAAAGAGGCTTTAGAAGATTACAGGAATTATCTTTTTCTTATTATGATACTACTCCCATTGGTTGGATGATGGCCCGAATGACCTCGGATATTCAAAGATTGGCGGACTCCATTGCATGGGGATTAGTGGATTTGGTATGGGGCTTTACCATGATGGGAGCCGTTGCAGGGGTTATGTTGTTTTTAAATTGGAAATTGGCTCTCATTGTCCTTTCAGTCATTCCGGTTTTAGTAGTGATTAGTGTATTTTTTCAGAATAAAATCCTACAGGCTTCTAGGAAGGTCAGAAAGACTAACTCCAGAATAACAGGAGCCTTTAATGAAGGAATTATGGGAGCCAAGACCACAAAAACCTTGGTATTGGAAGAGAGTAATCTAGAGGAATTTAAGGGGTTGACTACAAAAATGTATCATTCCTCTGTAAAAGTAGCTATATTTTCCTCTATTTATCTTCCCATCGTCATGACCTTAGGAAGTGTTGGAACTGCCTTGGCGATATCCTTTGGGGGGAAGGGGATCATGCTACAAACCATAGGCTATGGTACTTTAGTGGCCTTTATCTCCTACACAGTACAGTTTTTTGAACCCATAAGGGAATTAGCCAGGATATTTGCCGAATTTCAGTCGGCTCAAGCATCAGCTGAGCGGGTACTATCTATGATAGAGACCCAACCTGATATCCAAGATGAGGAAGAGATCCTAAAAATCTATGGAGATATCTTTGAACCCAAAAAGGAAAATTGGCCCAACATGAAAGGAGATATATCCTTTGAGAATGTTAGCTTTTCCTATAAAGAGGGAGAAAAGGTATTGGAGAATTTTAATTTAGATATAAAAGCCGGGGAAAAAGTTGCCTTTGTAGGGGAAACCGGTTCGGGAAAAAGCACCATTATTAATTTGGCTTGCCGTTTTTATCAACCCAATGCAGGAAGAATATTGGTAGATGGAGTAGACTATCGGGAAAGATCCCAACTTTGGCTACAGGCCAATCTAGGCTATGTCTTACAAACCCCTCATCTCTTTAGCGGTACCCTCATGGAAAATATCCGCTATGGAGCACTAGAAGCTACAGATCAAGAGGTTATAGAAGCGGCTAAGTTGGTTAACGCCCATTCCTTTATCATGAAAATGGAGAAACAATATCATTCAGAAGTAGGGGAAGGGGGAAGCAGATTGTCCATGGGAGAAAAACAGCTCATTTCCTTTGCCCGAGCCATTTTAGCCAGTCCTAAAATATTTGTACTAGACGAAGCCACTTCTTCCATTGATACCGAAACAGAAAAAATGATACAACAGGCCATAGACAAGGTGCTAGAGGGCAGAACCAGCTTTATCATCGCCCACCGCCTATCCACCATCCGCTCTGCAGATAGGATTATCGTGTTAAAAAAGGGTGAAATTGTAGAAGAAGGCAATCATGAAGAATTATTAAACAAAGGTGGGTATTATTATAGATTATATACCAATCAATTTAAAGACAGCTAA